TGCACCACTGCCGCCGGCAGCTGTGGCTGTACACCAGAGGATACCGGCCCGAGGCCGACAGCGATCTGGTCGCCTTCGGCGAGGCGGTCGACGCGACCACGTTCCGGCGCAAGCGGGGCGTAGCCCTCGATGCCGTGCGCATCGACTGGGTGGACGGCCGCCTGTGGGTCCACGAGGTCAAAAGCGCCCGGCGTCCCGACGACGCCCACACCGCGCAGGCACGCTTGTACTGCCTCGCCCTGGCCGACCGCGGCGTCGCAGTCCACGGCGCTGTGGTCCACTACCCACTCGCCCGGCGGACCGTCACGATCCCCTTCGACGACGCCGCACGCGCCAGCGCCCTCGCCGACCGGGCGCGCGTGGTCGAGGTGAGCGCCGCGCCGAGCGCCCCGGCGCGGCTGGAACGCGCCCGCTGCAAGGGCTGCTCCTACCTCGACTACTGCTGGGGATAGCCGTGACGGGCGATGCGCAGCGAACCTACTGGCTGACCACCGCGTGCCGTGTCCGGCGCGAGGACCAAAGCCTTG
The genomic region above belongs to Actinomycetes bacterium and contains:
- a CDS encoding CRISPR-associated protein Cas4, which encodes MSARPPIPPDRARLAEDDVGGIHVKYLHHCRRQLWLYTRGYRPEADSDLVAFGEAVDATTFRRKRGVALDAVRIDWVDGRLWVHEVKSARRPDDAHTAQARLYCLALADRGVAVHGAVVHYPLARRTVTIPFDDAARASALADRARVVEVSAAPSAPARLERARCKGCSYLDYCWG